The bacterium DNA segment GACGAGCAGATGGCTTTCTTCGCTCATGATTCGTTCCTCTCTCACGGAGTCGATCTCTCCAGATTCGACTCGCCTGACGGCGGGTGATCTGAAGACTAAGGCGTCATTTTCTGAAGGCGTTCCACGGCCGCGCAATATCCTTCGATCAGATCGACCATCACGGAGCGCACCGAACTCGCCTGGTTGAGCATTCCGATCACCTGGCCCGCAGGGTTGAAAGCGACATCTTGCGATTTGTCGGGGTAGCGCATCGTGCGTCGCATCATGTCGATGGACACCATCCCCTGAAGAGGCATCGGGAGAGTCTCGGGGGCATCCGGTTGTTCCCAGGCTTCGGTCCAGGCGTTTCGCAGAATGCGCGCCGGCTTGCCCGAAATCGAGCGCGTGCGCACGGTATCGCGACTGGTGGCTGCCAGGTACGACTCTTTCTGCGCCGTCGCTCCCTCGGCTTCCTCGACGGTAAGCCAGAGCGATCCACTCCAGGTCCCCGCGGCTCCGAGTGCCAATGCGGCTGCGATCTGCTCGCCGGATCCGATACCGCCCGCGGCCAATACGGGTGTCGGAGCAACGGCCCGCACCACTTCCGGCCAAAGAACCATGCTGGCGATTTCACCGGTGTGTCCGCCGCCCTCGTACCCCTGGGCGATGATGATGTCGACGCCGGCTTCCTTGTGGCGAAGTGCCTGATGAGCGCTTCCGCACAGGGCCGCGACCTTACGCCCGGAGGCGTGACACGCTTCGATGACATCGGCCGGCGGTGTTCCGAGCGCGTTGGCGAGCAGTTT contains these protein-coding regions:
- a CDS encoding nitronate monooxygenase; protein product: MRSELCDLFEIDVPIFAFTHCRDVVVEVSKAGGFGVLGAVGFSPAQLEIELQWIDERIGDRPYGVDTIIPNKYEGEGEKDPHKLEAALRAAIPQGHRDFSDRVLADHGVPAFPEDEKGRELLGWTHATALPQVEIALAHEKVKLLANALGTPPADVIEACHASGRKVAALCGSAHQALRHKEAGVDIIIAQGYEGGGHTGEIASMVLWPEVVRAVAPTPVLAAGGIGSGEQIAAALALGAAGTWSGSLWLTVEEAEGATAQKESYLAATSRDTVRTRSISGKPARILRNAWTEAWEQPDAPETLPMPLQGMVSIDMMRRTMRYPDKSQDVAFNPAGQVIGMLNQASSVRSVMVDLIEGYCAAVERLQKMTP